The following coding sequences lie in one Polyangiaceae bacterium genomic window:
- a CDS encoding GTPase domain-containing protein, whose protein sequence is MASFDSQRGCYVVRVVYDGPGMAGKTTNLKQICELISTHRRSELYTPAELKGRTMFFDWLEVDAPPVAGKPTKFQLITVPGQAQRNYRRRPLVEMADVVVFVCDSSPAQIPDTMRTFARLRASMKKRKRPLPLVVQTNKQDVEGAYEPERLRRRLRLDADVPFISATAVSRLGVKETLVTSIRLGLLALAKDEVVPLEAAYQSADALFDHALTFEDNPHEDEPVDAEELYIGAEDDPGMDSAAVAGRLAASSLDALEQRARRAAQRASDATAGTSRASDATSRESAAASRESDATASTSHSDTAAPADVVTVPARKRRGKKAKNARK, encoded by the coding sequence ATGGCCTCGTTCGACTCTCAGCGCGGATGTTACGTGGTTCGCGTCGTGTACGACGGACCCGGCATGGCGGGCAAGACCACGAACCTGAAGCAGATCTGCGAGCTGATCTCGACTCACCGGCGCAGCGAGCTCTACACGCCTGCGGAGCTGAAGGGTCGAACGATGTTCTTCGATTGGCTCGAGGTCGATGCGCCGCCGGTGGCCGGCAAGCCGACCAAGTTCCAACTGATCACGGTACCGGGGCAGGCCCAGCGCAACTATCGGCGTCGCCCACTGGTGGAGATGGCCGACGTGGTGGTGTTCGTGTGCGATTCTTCGCCTGCGCAGATCCCCGACACGATGCGCACCTTTGCTCGGCTTCGCGCATCCATGAAGAAGCGCAAGCGACCGCTGCCGCTGGTAGTGCAGACCAACAAGCAGGATGTCGAAGGCGCCTACGAACCCGAGCGCCTGCGACGGCGGCTGCGCCTGGACGCGGACGTGCCCTTCATTTCCGCGACCGCAGTGAGTCGACTCGGCGTGAAAGAAACCTTGGTGACGTCGATTCGCCTTGGCTTGTTGGCGCTGGCCAAGGACGAAGTGGTGCCCTTGGAGGCCGCGTACCAAAGCGCGGATGCGCTGTTCGATCATGCACTGACTTTCGAGGACAATCCCCACGAAGACGAGCCCGTAGACGCGGAGGAGCTCTACATCGGGGCCGAAGACGACCCGGGGATGGACTCTGCGGCTGTGGCAGGGCGCTTGGCCGCATCGTCCCTGGATGCGCTCGAGCAACGCGCCCGCAGGGCAGCGCAGCGCGCGAGCGACGCCACGGCGGGCACGAGTCGCGCAAGCGACGCTACGAGTCGCGAGAGCGCGGCAGCGAGTCGCGAGAGCGACGCCACAGCGAGTACGAGTCACAGCGACACGGCTGCGCCCGCAGACGTCGTGACCGTCCCGGCGCGCAAGCGCCGCGGCAAGAAGGCGAAGAACGCGCGCAAGTAG
- a CDS encoding class I SAM-dependent methyltransferase produces MRTRDDWDERYREPRPPWDVGVPDEHLVELVTKGRIGVGRALEIGCGTGTNARWLAEQGFDVVALDLAPLAIDKARAAGAPKAGSVALHCLDFLNEEVPGGPFDFVFDRGCFHVFDHDRERGEFAARVAELLRPDGLWLSLIGSTEGAPRDVGPPRRSARDIMHAIEPELAIIELRASRFGVNAPESPHAWMCLCTRRTMPAQPSTLR; encoded by the coding sequence GTGCGCACACGAGACGATTGGGACGAGCGATATCGAGAGCCGCGCCCCCCGTGGGACGTCGGCGTTCCCGACGAACACCTCGTCGAGCTGGTCACGAAGGGCCGAATCGGGGTGGGCCGCGCCCTCGAGATCGGCTGCGGCACCGGAACGAACGCGCGCTGGTTAGCGGAGCAGGGCTTCGACGTGGTCGCCCTGGACCTGGCCCCGCTGGCGATCGACAAGGCGCGAGCGGCGGGCGCTCCGAAAGCAGGCTCCGTCGCGCTTCATTGCCTCGACTTCCTGAACGAGGAAGTTCCGGGCGGCCCCTTCGACTTCGTTTTCGATCGCGGCTGCTTCCACGTCTTCGACCATGACCGGGAGCGTGGAGAGTTCGCGGCGCGAGTCGCTGAGCTCCTGCGTCCTGACGGACTCTGGCTCAGCCTGATTGGCAGCACCGAAGGAGCACCACGCGACGTCGGACCGCCACGGCGCTCGGCTCGCGACATCATGCACGCCATCGAACCCGAGCTTGCCATCATCGAGCTTCGCGCCAGCCGCTTCGGAGTCAACGCGCCCGAATCGCCCCACGCCTGGATGTGCCTCTGCACGCGCCGCACCATGCCGGCGCAGCCGTCGACGCTGCGGTAG
- a CDS encoding alpha/beta hydrolase family protein: MTTDRSPSLVHRALMDAAERRHRFAGGDVRAWQRELRARLRELTGYERMPQEPPALDVQRLWLRDGVEKLTFCAEEHASVPAYLMLPEGTPPFATMLCLQGHSTGMHNSVALDAESESHAIEVEGARDFARQCVAQGYAALCIEQRAFGERRELQQAHVNRYNPCHDAAMHALALGRTLLAERVYDVARALDFVSTRAELDDTRVGVMGNSGGGTVAIWAGALLERIAFVMPSCSLCTFRHSLMSVYHCSDNYIPGILQVAEMADVAGLIAPRPLLAVTGAKDALFPLEGVRQCFDELHAVYRALGAATRAELIVGSEGHRFYPELAWPRALELFPP, translated from the coding sequence GTGACTACCGATCGTTCTCCCTCGCTCGTGCATCGGGCGCTGATGGATGCGGCCGAGCGCCGGCATCGCTTTGCCGGGGGTGACGTGCGGGCATGGCAGCGCGAGCTACGTGCGCGGCTTCGGGAGCTGACTGGGTATGAGCGCATGCCCCAGGAACCGCCCGCGCTCGACGTCCAGCGCTTGTGGCTACGCGACGGCGTCGAGAAACTGACCTTTTGCGCGGAGGAGCACGCTAGCGTCCCGGCGTACTTGATGCTCCCCGAGGGCACGCCGCCCTTCGCGACGATGCTTTGTCTGCAGGGGCACTCGACGGGCATGCACAACTCGGTGGCTCTCGACGCCGAGAGCGAGTCGCACGCAATCGAAGTGGAGGGCGCGCGGGATTTCGCCCGCCAGTGCGTCGCGCAGGGCTACGCGGCGCTCTGCATCGAACAGCGAGCCTTCGGCGAGCGCCGCGAACTGCAGCAAGCCCACGTCAATCGCTACAACCCGTGCCACGACGCCGCGATGCATGCCCTGGCGCTAGGGCGCACGCTGCTGGCGGAGCGCGTCTACGACGTCGCGCGCGCCCTGGACTTCGTGAGCACTCGCGCCGAGTTGGACGACACGCGCGTCGGCGTGATGGGGAACTCCGGCGGCGGCACGGTGGCGATCTGGGCGGGCGCACTGCTCGAGCGCATCGCCTTCGTGATGCCATCGTGCTCCCTGTGCACCTTCCGTCACTCGTTGATGAGCGTCTATCACTGCAGCGACAATTACATCCCGGGGATCCTCCAAGTCGCGGAGATGGCCGACGTGGCGGGACTGATCGCGCCGCGACCGCTCTTGGCGGTGACCGGCGCGAAGGACGCGCTGTTCCCCCTCGAAGGCGTGCGCCAATGCTTCGACGAACTGCACGCGGTGTATCGCGCCCTCGGCGCAGCAACCCGCGCCGAACTCATCGTGGGTAGCGAGGGCCACCGCTTCTATCCAGAGCTAGCCTGGCCCCGCGCCCTCGAGCTGTTTCCACCGTAG
- a CDS encoding MYXO-CTERM sorting domain-containing protein — MRTWKLVVAALIGVSISSHAQRAQACEALPCNSDSLLPAPGKIPANADGVLLFSDASGPMQVTVEIDGKPTAVTERFESLKGGRGRVVLAPKGGFREGAKVKVDNVNRCNADGPPRIQVSFEVGPKADPPKDLGKLSAQQAQRGVLKVGTASGSCSTEEQAAWIDVELDLSPSAKPWSSLLEYSTLVDGKPWQKSDSINVGPPHGQSWLGRAKDRIYVLCPREFGFPGVTEGEHEVVMQARLGGGNVLSTPALRIDLRCGASAASPHAPAAGGAEPVPTSGASPTATSSAGTDTATPSSATSKPTRCGCRVAGERGTSEWTWAALGALALALGRRRRS, encoded by the coding sequence GTGCGCACGTGGAAACTGGTAGTGGCGGCGCTGATTGGCGTGTCGATCTCGAGCCACGCCCAGCGTGCACAGGCGTGCGAGGCGCTGCCGTGCAACAGCGATAGCCTGCTGCCTGCGCCGGGAAAGATTCCGGCGAACGCAGACGGCGTGCTCCTGTTCAGCGACGCGAGCGGACCGATGCAGGTCACCGTCGAGATCGACGGCAAGCCGACGGCTGTCACGGAGCGGTTCGAGAGCCTGAAAGGCGGGCGAGGGCGTGTGGTCCTCGCGCCCAAGGGTGGCTTTCGTGAAGGCGCGAAGGTGAAGGTCGACAACGTGAATCGATGCAATGCGGATGGTCCGCCTCGCATTCAGGTCAGCTTCGAAGTGGGTCCCAAGGCTGACCCGCCAAAGGACCTGGGCAAGCTGAGCGCGCAGCAGGCGCAAAGAGGTGTGTTGAAAGTCGGCACGGCGTCGGGTTCATGCAGCACGGAGGAGCAAGCGGCGTGGATCGACGTGGAGCTCGATCTGTCACCTTCGGCGAAGCCCTGGTCGAGCCTGCTCGAGTACTCCACTTTGGTCGACGGCAAGCCCTGGCAGAAGTCGGATTCGATCAACGTCGGACCACCCCACGGTCAGAGCTGGCTCGGACGCGCGAAAGATCGCATCTACGTGCTGTGCCCCCGCGAGTTTGGCTTCCCTGGAGTGACCGAAGGCGAGCATGAAGTCGTAATGCAGGCACGCCTTGGCGGCGGCAATGTGCTGTCGACCCCAGCGCTACGCATCGATTTGCGCTGCGGAGCCAGCGCTGCTTCGCCGCACGCACCCGCCGCGGGCGGCGCCGAGCCAGTTCCCACCAGTGGAGCGTCGCCCACAGCGACATCTTCCGCCGGTACGGATACCGCGACGCCTTCGTCTGCGACCTCGAAACCAACACGCTGCGGCTGTCGCGTGGCTGGGGAACGCGGCACGTCCGAGTGGACGTGGGCTGCACTCGGCGCCCTCGCGCTTGCACTAGGACGTCGCCGGCGCAGCTAG